The genomic region TCAAACCGCTCCAAGTGAAGGGATTGAAGCGCTGATTGCCGTTTCGTTTCACCAAGATTCAGCCAAGCGTGTTCTAGACCTTCACCAATCGTTTCCGTCCATTGTTTATCCAGCATTTGGCTGGCATCCAGAGCAGCCATTCATCCACGAAGCAGAGCTACAGTCGTTTATCGATTGGGTAAATCAACATTCTTCTCAAATGGTTGCGATTGGTGAAGTCGGGTTACCATATTATTTACGTCGTGAACATCCGTCCATTCCGTTAGAGCCGTATGTGGAGGTATTAACCGAGTGGATCAAGGTCGCCAAAACATGGGACATCCCGATTTGTTTACATGCGGTGTATGAAGATGCACCACTCGTTTGCGATTTGTTAGAAGCCCATTCCATTACAAAAGCTCATTTTCATTGGTTTAAAGGGGACCCGCTGACCGTCGAACGGTTAAAGCAAAACGGTTATTACATGTCGGTTACTCCTGATATCGTGTACGAAGAAGAAATCCAACAACTTGTATCGATATATCCAATGAACCTTCTTATGGTGGAAACGGACGGCCCATGGCCATTTGAAGGACCGTTCCAGGGGAAAATGACCCACCCACGGATGATAAGAGAATCGGTGAACATCATCAGTCAAATCAAGCGAATACCTCTTGAAGATGTGTATAAACAGTTGTATCATAACACGAAAGCTTTTTTTCACATATAGAAAACGGTAATTCCTAATAATTTTTCCACTCCTATCTGTTAAGGATAGGAGTTTTTTTGTTCCCATTCATAATTTTGGTCGATTCGAGAAAAACTGAAAAAAAAGAGAAGGATTGATGAAATTGAATTGGAATAGTTATGAAACTTCGAATTACCAAGCTGGGGATATCGTTTATGTAGTGTATCGAAACCCACATACTCCTAATGTGGGAAATATTCAACCGGCGGCTGTGGTGGCCAATCCGGAAGCACCTGATAAGCTCGCTTTGTTTTTATACGATACGTATTACCCAATTACCGATGATATTGCGAT from Bacillus sp. (in: firmicutes) harbors:
- a CDS encoding transcriptional regulator SplA encodes the protein MKLNWNSYETSNYQAGDIVYVVYRNPHTPNVGNIQPAAVVANPEAPDKLALFLYDTYYPITDDIAIFRTEEEAEQAYHYYFGID
- a CDS encoding TatD family hydrolase gives rise to the protein MKLLIDAHIHLDLYEVEKQKALLQTAPSEGIEALIAVSFHQDSAKRVLDLHQSFPSIVYPAFGWHPEQPFIHEAELQSFIDWVNQHSSQMVAIGEVGLPYYLRREHPSIPLEPYVEVLTEWIKVAKTWDIPICLHAVYEDAPLVCDLLEAHSITKAHFHWFKGDPLTVERLKQNGYYMSVTPDIVYEEEIQQLVSIYPMNLLMVETDGPWPFEGPFQGKMTHPRMIRESVNIISQIKRIPLEDVYKQLYHNTKAFFHI